The following proteins are co-located in the Bombus pascuorum chromosome 3, iyBomPasc1.1, whole genome shotgun sequence genome:
- the LOC132904948 gene encoding integrator complex subunit 10 isoform X1 produces MLEKTSGIDNNQLSKEDYLIMRAKDALPIDIYAAKSWLITARSLFPHSAKVQFEAYRIEKLSKNVKEAAKCFSEIFQNFPDDRDIWKEIEAVTACLRLEQCDAEAEFLCQMFQHIPQELQHKLLVMTADHSEDTMEHCKLLLLLLRRFPQTIATHGPRLVETLLTAEKHSHPGCAVNGYRKLLTCDALPLLGTAPVVLNPRLSLRLLCKAIEFYLTYIQQPQDNQIQQPWDRLFQVVELIGKKLGWELSSLFSMSWNREAYCERLHQYAVTHSANLCEEMVARQLLMCTVAVLLRILNEHTALINNDETMYCLVEAFAECVHSPTEPKLKKRKREDNGGIVITSDGDYSGNGLALNVKLWDLLHSSDYLQREVGKLSQQLRLDSWLNSFLTDLAIYKGLHHEVLSRLSQEPASLSVHLRLASTCFFLKDYKAMLEYIVLVVTALPSVCSKVSHNLTVPCGRHLHYLTLARFPVIQYCCRLLLLAIKENFSVPGAVGDLAIGHALVLMQIDWPQEASALSTITERIINRGSFSYPLFQAYIICVDILEELTYLWTEHGGGVSLDIATGSGILQNRRITTRGADKGVREEVKQAMRRQAARDGIDPLDELLQKFIINEKTAILHSLIIQ; encoded by the exons atgttagAAAAAACATCTGGTATAGATAACAACCAGTTATCCAaagaagattatttaattatgcgTGCGAAAGATGCATTACCAATTGACATTTATGCAGCTAAATCCTGGTTAATTACTGCTAGATCGTTGTTTCCTCACAGTGCCAAAGTTCAG TTCGAAGCCTATCGGATCGAAAAGCTTTCAAAAAATGTGAAGGAAGCAGCAAAATGTTTTAGTGAAAT ATTTCAGAATTTTCCGGACGATCGCGATATATGGAAGGAAATAGAAGCAGTAACAGCTTGTCTTCGTTTGGAACAATGCGACGCTGAAGCAGAATTTTTATGCCAAATGTTCCAACATATACCGCAAGAACTTCAGCATAAATTGCTTGTCATGACTGCTGATCATAGCGAAGATACAATGGAGCattgtaaattattacttCTTTTACTGCGTAGATTCCCTCAAACAATTGCCACTCATGGA CCACGTTTAGTAGAAACTCTTCTTACCGCGGAAAAACACAGTCATCCAGGATGTGCGGTAAACggatatagaaaattattaaccTGTGACGCACTACCTCTTCTTGGTACTGCGCCGGTAGTGTTAAATCCGAGGCTTAGCTTGAGATTACTTTGTAAAgcaatagaattttatttgacatACATACAGCAGCCGCAAGATAATCAGATTCAACAACCCTGGGATAGACTGTTTCAGGTTGTAGAATTAATAGGGAAAAAATTAGGATGGGAATTAAgtagtttattttctatgagTTGGAACAGAGAAGCATATTGCGAAAGATTGCACCAATATGCTGTTACACATTCTGCTAATTTATGCGAGGAAATGGTAGCTAGACAGCTATTAATGTGTACTGTTGCGGTATTACtaagaatattaaatgaaCATACTGCACTGATTAATAATGATGAAACCATGTATTGTTTAGTAGAAGCATTCGCAGAATGCGTACATTCACCTACAG aACCCAAATTGAAGAAACGGAAAAGGGAAGATAATGGAGGAATCGTAATAACTAGCGATGGTGATTACAGCGGTAATGGATTGGCATTAAACGTGAAGTTATGGGACTTGTTACATAGTAGTGATTATTTACAAAGAGAAGTCGGAAAGCTAAGTCAACAACTTCGATTAGACTCGtggttaaattcttttttaacagATTTAGCTATATATAAGGGTTTACACCATGAAGTGTTATCAAGATTATCTCAAGAACCAGCTAGTTTATCTGTTCACCTTCGTTTAGCAAGCACATGTTTCTTCTTGAAAGATTATAAG GCAATGTTAGAGTATATAGTTTTAGTAGTTACTGCATTACCTTCGGTTTGTAGTAAAGTATCTCACAATTTAACTGTTCCATGTGGAAGACACTTACATTATTTGACACTTGCACGTTTTCCTGTTATACAGTATTGTTGCAGATTATTGCTTTTAGCAATAAAG GAAAATTTCTCTGTGCCTGGTGCTGTTGGGGATTTAGCTATAGGACATGCATTAGTTCTAATGCAAATTGACTGGCCGCAAGAAGCTAGTGCTTTATCCACAATTACGGAAAGGATTATTAATCGTGGATCTTTTTCGTATCCATTATTTCAGGcttatattatatgtgtagATATTCTAGAAGAGTTAACGTATCTATGGACAGAACATGGAGGTGGTGTATCTTTAGATATAGCTACAGGATCAGGAATTTTACAAA atcgACGTATTACTACTCGTGGAGCAGATAAAGGAGTCCGCGAAGAAGTAAAACAAGCAATGCGCCGACAAGCAGCTCGAGACGGCATCGATCCATTAGATGAATTGTTACaaaagtttattattaatgaaaaaacaGCAATATTACAcagtttaattattcaataa
- the LOC132904948 gene encoding integrator complex subunit 10 isoform X2, with protein sequence MFQHIPQELQHKLLVMTADHSEDTMEHCKLLLLLLRRFPQTIATHGPRLVETLLTAEKHSHPGCAVNGYRKLLTCDALPLLGTAPVVLNPRLSLRLLCKAIEFYLTYIQQPQDNQIQQPWDRLFQVVELIGKKLGWELSSLFSMSWNREAYCERLHQYAVTHSANLCEEMVARQLLMCTVAVLLRILNEHTALINNDETMYCLVEAFAECVHSPTEPKLKKRKREDNGGIVITSDGDYSGNGLALNVKLWDLLHSSDYLQREVGKLSQQLRLDSWLNSFLTDLAIYKGLHHEVLSRLSQEPASLSVHLRLASTCFFLKDYKAMLEYIVLVVTALPSVCSKVSHNLTVPCGRHLHYLTLARFPVIQYCCRLLLLAIKENFSVPGAVGDLAIGHALVLMQIDWPQEASALSTITERIINRGSFSYPLFQAYIICVDILEELTYLWTEHGGGVSLDIATGSGILQNRRITTRGADKGVREEVKQAMRRQAARDGIDPLDELLQKFIINEKTAILHSLIIQ encoded by the exons ATGTTCCAACATATACCGCAAGAACTTCAGCATAAATTGCTTGTCATGACTGCTGATCATAGCGAAGATACAATGGAGCattgtaaattattacttCTTTTACTGCGTAGATTCCCTCAAACAATTGCCACTCATGGA CCACGTTTAGTAGAAACTCTTCTTACCGCGGAAAAACACAGTCATCCAGGATGTGCGGTAAACggatatagaaaattattaaccTGTGACGCACTACCTCTTCTTGGTACTGCGCCGGTAGTGTTAAATCCGAGGCTTAGCTTGAGATTACTTTGTAAAgcaatagaattttatttgacatACATACAGCAGCCGCAAGATAATCAGATTCAACAACCCTGGGATAGACTGTTTCAGGTTGTAGAATTAATAGGGAAAAAATTAGGATGGGAATTAAgtagtttattttctatgagTTGGAACAGAGAAGCATATTGCGAAAGATTGCACCAATATGCTGTTACACATTCTGCTAATTTATGCGAGGAAATGGTAGCTAGACAGCTATTAATGTGTACTGTTGCGGTATTACtaagaatattaaatgaaCATACTGCACTGATTAATAATGATGAAACCATGTATTGTTTAGTAGAAGCATTCGCAGAATGCGTACATTCACCTACAG aACCCAAATTGAAGAAACGGAAAAGGGAAGATAATGGAGGAATCGTAATAACTAGCGATGGTGATTACAGCGGTAATGGATTGGCATTAAACGTGAAGTTATGGGACTTGTTACATAGTAGTGATTATTTACAAAGAGAAGTCGGAAAGCTAAGTCAACAACTTCGATTAGACTCGtggttaaattcttttttaacagATTTAGCTATATATAAGGGTTTACACCATGAAGTGTTATCAAGATTATCTCAAGAACCAGCTAGTTTATCTGTTCACCTTCGTTTAGCAAGCACATGTTTCTTCTTGAAAGATTATAAG GCAATGTTAGAGTATATAGTTTTAGTAGTTACTGCATTACCTTCGGTTTGTAGTAAAGTATCTCACAATTTAACTGTTCCATGTGGAAGACACTTACATTATTTGACACTTGCACGTTTTCCTGTTATACAGTATTGTTGCAGATTATTGCTTTTAGCAATAAAG GAAAATTTCTCTGTGCCTGGTGCTGTTGGGGATTTAGCTATAGGACATGCATTAGTTCTAATGCAAATTGACTGGCCGCAAGAAGCTAGTGCTTTATCCACAATTACGGAAAGGATTATTAATCGTGGATCTTTTTCGTATCCATTATTTCAGGcttatattatatgtgtagATATTCTAGAAGAGTTAACGTATCTATGGACAGAACATGGAGGTGGTGTATCTTTAGATATAGCTACAGGATCAGGAATTTTACAAA atcgACGTATTACTACTCGTGGAGCAGATAAAGGAGTCCGCGAAGAAGTAAAACAAGCAATGCGCCGACAAGCAGCTCGAGACGGCATCGATCCATTAGATGAATTGTTACaaaagtttattattaatgaaaaaacaGCAATATTACAcagtttaattattcaataa